A region of Deltaproteobacteria bacterium DNA encodes the following proteins:
- a CDS encoding TIGR03960 family B12-binding radical SAM protein, with product MYSNTQLTWDELNSLLSEVERPARYTGYELNSVCKSTPVKARIALCFPDLYEIAESYVGYKLLYHIVNQQKDYAAERVNAVAHDLERLMRERNVLLWSLETRTPLRAFDVVGFTLQYELAYPTILAMLELGGISLRSQHRKEDEPLVIGGGSNATNPEPIAPFFDAFLIGDGEEAILDIAYIASLRREKKLSRLEAIHELANIDGVYVPFHYDIQYNGIHVTSIKAKSVQKQQLYTCETIPIVYRRRLADLEHLSYPVKQIQPNVKPIHERFAIEIQRGCSRGCRFCQAGMIQRPVRQRSPDKVLSIAREALDTACVDTIGLLSLSAGDYGGINYLLNELLTLCEKEHVELSLPSLRSETLTNEIATRLNAISTSGFTIAPEAGSDRLRKLINKNNDESDLINAVIAAVSAGARTIKLYFMIGLPSEEKTDLEAIVNLAKKSRIAARQINRSASITVAVSTFVPKAHTPLQWERQITVNETKAKLHYLRDKLRNHRIQIRYHDPKQSYVEGVLARGDRQLADAIEKAMRIGCRLDGWSDFFDISKWEQAFSECFKSVGITADDYLEVRDINNLLAWDHLHVGPLKKFLRRERKRALQLLSTQDCTRSDRCYACGACDRADPYKKKISLKKATTELRQIIYSAPDVSLAKTDCRQEKLKNSLNNCIENDATENQRVRIRMRYQKFGAAVYFSQLETTSHILRAIRYSRMPVCYSQGYTPRPKVSFSPACPTGISSSAEYFDCLCKQEVSPMQWVTLLNNQLAEGLHIFQADLIDEKATAVSEKIRAITYAITIDSLKIYDAQIELNQFLARTTQIMQVARKKVVHEHDVRKAVQNAILIKNELILTVSFSVKGALKIREVLNAIFSDVKSFVRAIHKKELQFEV from the coding sequence TTGTATTCAAATACACAATTAACGTGGGACGAACTCAATTCTCTATTATCAGAAGTTGAGCGACCTGCACGCTATACGGGTTACGAACTAAATTCTGTTTGCAAATCCACTCCGGTTAAAGCTCGTATTGCTTTATGTTTTCCCGACTTATATGAAATTGCTGAAAGTTATGTTGGCTATAAGTTGCTTTATCATATTGTAAACCAACAAAAAGATTATGCCGCAGAACGAGTTAACGCTGTAGCCCATGATTTAGAGCGGCTTATGCGAGAGCGTAACGTGCTGCTTTGGTCGCTTGAAACACGTACCCCTTTAAGGGCGTTTGATGTTGTAGGTTTTACATTACAATATGAGTTAGCTTACCCGACAATTTTGGCAATGCTTGAATTAGGTGGTATTAGCCTACGTTCACAACATCGAAAAGAAGACGAACCATTAGTAATTGGAGGTGGTAGTAATGCGACCAATCCTGAACCAATAGCACCGTTTTTTGATGCGTTTCTTATAGGTGATGGTGAAGAAGCTATTTTAGATATTGCTTATATTGCCTCGTTGCGTCGCGAGAAAAAACTTAGCCGTTTAGAGGCAATACATGAGTTAGCTAATATTGATGGTGTATATGTACCTTTTCATTATGATATTCAATATAATGGGATTCATGTAACTTCGATAAAAGCTAAATCTGTACAAAAACAACAGCTTTACACTTGTGAAACCATACCAATAGTTTATCGACGGCGTTTAGCTGATCTTGAGCATTTAAGCTACCCAGTCAAACAAATACAGCCAAATGTCAAACCCATACATGAGCGTTTTGCAATTGAAATTCAACGAGGTTGTAGTCGAGGTTGCAGATTTTGTCAGGCGGGGATGATTCAACGTCCAGTGCGCCAACGTTCGCCAGATAAAGTATTGTCGATTGCTCGTGAGGCATTAGATACTGCATGTGTTGATACTATTGGTTTATTATCGTTATCTGCTGGTGATTACGGTGGGATAAATTACTTACTTAATGAATTGTTAACTTTATGCGAAAAAGAGCATGTTGAGTTGTCATTACCATCACTTCGTAGTGAAACTTTAACTAATGAAATTGCCACACGATTAAATGCAATTTCTACTTCGGGTTTTACTATTGCCCCAGAAGCTGGCAGTGATCGCTTACGAAAGTTAATCAATAAAAATAACGATGAAAGCGATTTAATCAATGCGGTAATAGCAGCCGTTAGTGCTGGAGCGCGTACTATCAAGTTGTATTTTATGATTGGGTTACCAAGTGAAGAAAAGACGGACTTAGAAGCGATAGTCAACTTAGCCAAAAAATCCCGTATAGCAGCCAGACAAATTAATCGTTCGGCTAGTATTACGGTTGCGGTTTCAACTTTTGTTCCAAAAGCCCATACACCGCTACAGTGGGAGCGGCAAATAACGGTTAATGAAACAAAAGCTAAGTTACATTATTTACGTGATAAATTGAGAAATCATCGTATTCAAATACGTTATCATGATCCCAAACAATCATATGTTGAAGGAGTTTTAGCGCGAGGTGATAGGCAATTAGCTGATGCTATCGAAAAAGCAATGCGAATTGGTTGCCGACTTGATGGTTGGAGTGATTTTTTTGATATATCAAAATGGGAACAAGCATTTTCAGAGTGTTTTAAGTCCGTAGGTATTACTGCAGATGATTATTTAGAGGTTCGTGATATCAACAATTTATTAGCGTGGGATCATTTGCATGTTGGGCCACTAAAAAAGTTTTTACGTCGTGAACGCAAACGCGCGTTGCAGCTTTTATCGACCCAAGATTGTACTCGTAGCGATCGTTGTTATGCATGTGGTGCCTGTGATCGAGCTGACCCATACAAGAAAAAAATTAGCCTTAAAAAAGCAACAACTGAGTTACGCCAGATCATATACTCAGCTCCAGATGTTAGTTTAGCTAAGACTGATTGTCGGCAAGAAAAATTAAAAAATAGCCTCAATAATTGTATAGAGAATGATGCAACAGAAAATCAACGTGTGCGAATACGCATGCGCTATCAAAAGTTTGGGGCTGCAGTTTATTTTTCACAGTTAGAAACAACTAGTCATATTTTAAGAGCTATTCGCTATAGCAGGATGCCGGTTTGCTATAGCCAGGGATATACACCACGCCCAAAAGTTAGCTTTTCACCAGCATGTCCTACGGGAATTTCTAGCTCTGCTGAATATTTTGATTGTTTGTGCAAACAGGAAGTTTCACCAATGCAATGGGTAACTTTGTTAAATAATCAGCTTGCAGAGGGATTACATATTTTTCAGGCAGATTTAATTGATGAAAAAGCTACGGCGGTAAGTGAAAAAATTAGAGCTATTACTTATGCAATAACAATCGATTCATTAAAAATATATGATGCGCAGATTGAATTAAATCAGT